From Roseibium alexandrii DFL-11, the proteins below share one genomic window:
- a CDS encoding DMT family transporter has protein sequence MDTRLSSLQAQPFLAALAMVGAGASFALVNGALQASTMRLGVPSTSAAFWQYALGLGFALPWVLRRGRTALKTQQLGLHLLRAFLAVIGIQLWVAGLARVEIWQAIALVMTSPFFVILGARIFLGEQVGWVRWFATIAGFSGGMVILEPWSQAFNWSALLPVAAAAFWAGTSLVTKKLTQREAADSITLYLLLLLTPVNAALAFADGGLVVSGPALFLLVGAGLLTVLANYLLTLAYQKADAAFVQPFDHLKLPLNIAVGFIAFGFAPTGAFWPGALVIVGASLLVMLDEQRRGNAAAKTA, from the coding sequence ATGGACACCAGACTCTCCTCACTTCAGGCGCAGCCTTTTCTGGCAGCGCTTGCCATGGTCGGCGCAGGGGCCTCATTTGCCCTTGTAAATGGGGCCCTGCAGGCATCGACGATGCGGCTCGGCGTGCCCTCAACTTCGGCAGCTTTCTGGCAATATGCGCTTGGTCTCGGCTTTGCGCTTCCCTGGGTGTTGCGGCGCGGGCGAACCGCCTTGAAAACACAGCAGCTCGGGTTGCACCTCCTGCGGGCTTTCCTGGCTGTCATAGGCATTCAGCTTTGGGTTGCCGGTCTGGCGCGTGTGGAGATCTGGCAGGCGATTGCCCTTGTGATGACGTCGCCGTTCTTCGTTATTCTTGGAGCCCGGATCTTTCTTGGGGAACAGGTTGGCTGGGTGCGATGGTTTGCGACCATTGCCGGTTTTTCAGGTGGGATGGTGATCCTCGAGCCCTGGTCGCAAGCGTTCAACTGGAGCGCTTTGCTCCCTGTCGCAGCCGCTGCGTTTTGGGCCGGAACGTCGCTTGTGACAAAAAAGCTGACACAGCGCGAGGCCGCGGATTCCATCACGCTTTATCTGCTGCTCCTTTTGACGCCCGTAAATGCGGCGCTGGCCTTTGCCGATGGAGGCCTTGTCGTCAGTGGTCCGGCGCTTTTCCTGCTCGTTGGGGCCGGCCTATTGACCGTTCTTGCGAACTATCTTTTGACGTTGGCCTATCAAAAGGCAGACGCGGCTTTTGTTCAGCCGTTCGACCATCTGAAGCTGCCGCTCAACATTGCCGTTGGCTTCATTGCCTTCGGTTTTGCGCCAACGGGTGCGTTTTGGCCGGGTGCTCTGGTGATTGTCGGGGCATCGCTCCTGGTGATGCTCGATGAGCAGAGGCGGGGAAATGCCGCCGCAAAGACAGCATGA
- a CDS encoding proteasome-type protease codes for MTYCVGIKLDRGLVLAADTRTNAGIDNIASFKKLHVWEKTGERVITLLSSGNLAVTQAVVSLLSEHADNSSDERTTVMTAKTMFQVARLVGSAIREVKAIDGEALAANADNFYVSFILGGQIKGEEPRLFQVYAAGNFIEVADDTPFLQIGEHKYGKPILDRVTRKNMRLGEAAKMILLSFDSTLRSNLSVGMPIDMLLYNTDSFNTDRQIRIQQDNPYFQKLSHGWSEKLREGFADLEEFDV; via the coding sequence ATGACCTATTGCGTTGGAATTAAACTGGACCGTGGCCTTGTGTTGGCTGCCGATACGCGCACCAACGCCGGCATCGACAACATTGCGTCTTTCAAAAAGCTGCATGTCTGGGAAAAGACCGGCGAGCGGGTCATCACCTTGCTGTCGTCCGGCAACTTAGCCGTAACGCAGGCTGTCGTTTCCCTGTTAAGCGAGCACGCCGACAACTCAAGCGATGAACGCACCACCGTCATGACCGCAAAGACCATGTTTCAGGTCGCGCGTCTGGTCGGCAGCGCCATTCGCGAAGTCAAGGCAATCGACGGCGAAGCCTTGGCCGCAAATGCCGACAACTTCTATGTCAGCTTCATTCTCGGTGGCCAAATCAAGGGCGAAGAACCGCGCCTGTTCCAGGTCTATGCGGCGGGCAATTTCATCGAAGTCGCAGATGACACGCCTTTCCTGCAAATCGGGGAACACAAATACGGCAAACCGATCCTCGATCGTGTCACAAGAAAGAACATGCGTCTTGGCGAAGCTGCCAAGATGATCCTTCTGTCCTTTGATTCCACTTTGCGCTCCAACCTCTCCGTCGGCATGCCGATCGACATGCTGCTCTACAACACAGACAGCTTCAACACCGACCGGCAGATTCGCATCCAGCAGGACAACCCGTATTTCCAAAAGCTCTCCCACGGTTGGTCAGAGAAACTACGCGAAGGTTTTGCCGATCTCGAAGAGTTCGACGTCTAA
- a CDS encoding transglutaminase family protein — protein sequence MRLFVRHTTRYKYDQPLANAMQQLRLTPVDNPAQRIIDWSIEAPGIERATTYSDAFDNIVHMVSRAGPVEDVEITATGTVETTETNGVIGKEKGASAPARIYTRVTPLTHSNQAIRKLATLAEVPDPIGGFHELMHAIRDKVDYKVGVTETHASATTALAAGEGVCQDHAHIFIAAARSIGTPARYVSGYLLLEDEQASEAHHAWAEVRIEGLGWVGFDVSNTICPTERYIRLTTGLDSRSAAPIRGIRFGGQEENLHVEVDVAQAALQQQQ from the coding sequence ATGCGATTATTCGTCCGACATACAACTCGCTACAAATACGATCAGCCGCTCGCCAACGCCATGCAGCAGCTTCGGCTCACGCCGGTCGACAATCCTGCGCAACGGATCATTGACTGGAGTATCGAAGCGCCAGGCATTGAACGTGCAACAACCTATTCCGATGCGTTTGACAACATCGTGCATATGGTCTCGCGCGCGGGGCCTGTAGAAGACGTCGAAATCACTGCCACCGGCACCGTGGAAACGACGGAAACCAACGGCGTGATCGGCAAAGAGAAGGGTGCCAGCGCGCCGGCGAGGATCTACACCCGCGTCACACCCCTCACCCACTCGAACCAAGCGATCCGGAAACTGGCAACCCTTGCAGAAGTCCCGGATCCGATCGGCGGGTTTCACGAGCTCATGCACGCCATCCGCGACAAGGTCGACTACAAGGTAGGCGTGACAGAGACCCACGCCAGTGCGACGACTGCACTTGCGGCCGGTGAAGGTGTTTGCCAGGACCATGCCCATATTTTCATCGCTGCAGCCCGCTCAATCGGGACACCGGCACGCTATGTGTCCGGGTATTTGCTGCTTGAAGACGAACAGGCCTCAGAAGCGCACCATGCGTGGGCGGAAGTCCGGATCGAGGGACTCGGATGGGTCGGTTTCGATGTATCCAACACTATTTGCCCAACCGAGCGCTATATCCGCTTGACCACAGGGCTCGACTCGCGTTCCGCTGCTCCTATCCGGGGGATCCGTTTTGGCGGGCAGGAAGAAAACCTGCATGTCGAGGTGGATGTGGCGCAAGCTGCGCTTCAGCAGCAACAATAA
- a CDS encoding acylphosphatase gives MTQDPLTVHLLIEGRVQGVGYRAWCAEEAVARDLSGWARNLKTGAVEAVISGPSDTVVDMMDALWHGPALARVTSVSDLEPVEPATGRFTVRETF, from the coding sequence ATGACCCAGGATCCTTTGACCGTCCATCTCCTTATCGAGGGCAGGGTGCAAGGTGTCGGATACCGGGCCTGGTGCGCCGAGGAGGCCGTGGCTCGAGACCTGTCCGGCTGGGCGCGGAACCTCAAGACCGGCGCCGTTGAGGCCGTTATATCCGGTCCATCAGATACGGTGGTCGATATGATGGACGCGCTTTGGCACGGTCCTGCGCTTGCACGGGTCACGTCTGTATCCGATCTTGAGCCGGTTGAGCCTGCTACCGGACGTTTCACAGTGCGTGAAACGTTTTAG
- a CDS encoding acetyl-CoA carboxylase biotin carboxylase subunit: MFSKILIANRGEIACRVIKTAQKMGIKTVAVYSDADRNALHVEMADEAVHIGPAAAAESYLIADKIIAACKETGAEAVHPGYGFLSERASFPEALAKEGIVWIGPNPRAIEAMGDKIESKKFANAANVSTVPGYLGVIESPDQAVEIAADIGYPVMIKASAGGGGKGMRIAWNADEVRDGYTRSKSEAASSFGDDRVFIEKFIQNPRHIEIQVLGDKHGNAIYLGERECSIQRRNQKVIEEAPSPLLDEDTRRLMGEQAVALAKAVDYDSAGTVEFVAGQDKSFFFLEMNTRLQVEHPVTELITGVDLVEQMIRVAYGEKLEIAQHDVKLNGWSVESRIYAEDPYRNFLPSIGRLVRYVPPEELESDGLIIRNDTGVVEGSEISMFYDPMISKLITHAPTREEAIDAMSKALDGYYVDGIQHNVPFLTALMNHPRWRSGELSTSFIADEYPDGFFPAEPDDEARGVLAAVSLSMAAIERERLDHLPGRLRPHSGAIREDWVVKLDKTYVPIRLAAGYPGTPIELDVAIGDGPVVNVESDWAPGAALWSGRVGDKDITVQVRPVRGGYRLDWQGYSVTAKIMTPRVAELDELMPEKLPPDTSKMLLCPMPGLVVSIAVSEGQEVKAGEQLAIVEAMKMENVLRAERDCVVTAIKAEPGDSLAVDAVIMEFS; encoded by the coding sequence ATGTTCTCGAAAATACTGATCGCCAACCGGGGTGAGATTGCGTGCCGTGTTATCAAGACGGCACAGAAGATGGGAATCAAAACCGTTGCGGTCTATTCAGATGCCGATCGGAATGCACTGCACGTGGAGATGGCCGATGAGGCCGTTCACATCGGTCCTGCAGCGGCGGCTGAATCCTACCTGATTGCCGACAAGATCATCGCGGCTTGTAAGGAGACTGGTGCTGAAGCTGTGCATCCCGGCTATGGCTTCCTGTCTGAGCGGGCAAGCTTTCCGGAGGCCCTTGCAAAGGAAGGTATCGTTTGGATCGGTCCGAACCCGCGCGCCATTGAAGCGATGGGCGACAAGATCGAATCCAAGAAATTTGCCAACGCGGCGAACGTCAGCACGGTTCCAGGATATCTCGGTGTCATTGAATCACCCGATCAAGCCGTCGAGATCGCAGCGGACATTGGCTATCCGGTGATGATCAAGGCTTCGGCCGGCGGTGGCGGTAAGGGCATGCGGATCGCCTGGAATGCTGATGAAGTGCGTGACGGTTACACCCGCTCCAAGTCTGAGGCCGCGTCGTCCTTTGGCGATGACCGCGTCTTCATTGAAAAGTTCATCCAGAACCCGCGCCACATTGAAATCCAGGTTCTGGGCGACAAACACGGCAACGCGATTTATCTAGGCGAGCGTGAGTGTTCGATCCAGCGCCGGAACCAGAAGGTAATCGAAGAAGCGCCGTCGCCGCTGCTGGATGAAGACACCCGCCGGCTGATGGGCGAGCAAGCGGTCGCGCTGGCGAAAGCCGTTGACTATGACAGTGCGGGCACAGTCGAGTTTGTAGCGGGCCAGGACAAGAGCTTCTTTTTCCTGGAAATGAACACCCGTCTTCAGGTGGAACACCCGGTCACAGAGTTGATCACCGGTGTCGACCTGGTCGAGCAGATGATCCGGGTCGCTTATGGCGAGAAGCTTGAAATCGCGCAACACGACGTGAAGCTGAACGGCTGGTCGGTGGAAAGCCGGATCTATGCTGAGGACCCCTACCGGAATTTCCTGCCGTCCATTGGCCGGCTTGTCCGTTACGTGCCGCCGGAAGAACTGGAAAGCGATGGGCTGATCATCCGGAATGACACCGGTGTGGTCGAGGGTTCGGAAATCTCCATGTTCTACGACCCGATGATTTCCAAGCTGATCACCCATGCCCCGACGCGCGAAGAAGCGATCGACGCCATGAGCAAGGCGCTGGACGGGTATTATGTCGACGGCATTCAGCACAACGTGCCATTCCTGACAGCGTTGATGAACCATCCGCGTTGGCGGTCCGGTGAACTGTCGACCAGTTTCATTGCCGATGAATACCCGGACGGCTTTTTCCCGGCTGAACCGGATGACGAAGCGCGGGGCGTTTTGGCGGCCGTGTCGCTGTCCATGGCGGCGATTGAACGCGAACGTCTTGACCATCTTCCCGGTCGTTTGCGGCCGCACTCCGGCGCCATCCGCGAGGACTGGGTGGTCAAGCTGGATAAGACCTATGTCCCGATCCGTCTTGCCGCGGGCTATCCGGGAACACCGATAGAGCTTGATGTCGCGATCGGTGACGGGCCTGTCGTCAATGTGGAGTCAGATTGGGCGCCGGGCGCTGCGCTTTGGAGCGGCCGCGTCGGAGACAAGGACATCACAGTCCAGGTCCGTCCGGTTCGTGGAGGCTACCGCCTCGATTGGCAGGGCTATTCCGTGACAGCAAAGATCATGACGCCGCGCGTTGCCGAACTCGATGAGTTGATGCCGGAAAAACTTCCGCCGGACACATCGAAAATGCTGCTTTGTCCGATGCCAGGTCTGGTCGTATCCATCGCCGTCAGCGAAGGTCAGGAAGTCAAAGCGGGCGAACAGCTGGCCATCGTTGAAGCCATGAAGATGGAGAACGTCCTGCGTGCGGAGCGGGACTGTGTCGTGACCGCCATCAAGGCAGAGCCGGGCGACAGCCTCGCGGTTGACGCCGTGATCATGGAGTTCTCCTGA
- a CDS encoding circularly permuted type 2 ATP-grasp protein — translation MSDSSGFFNEMLEQDGSPRAPYSRIANWLKDKPNSFLSKKSRDAETIFRRLGITFAVYGAEAATERLIPFDPIPRIISASEWRRLSAGIDQRVRALNAFLHDIYHRQEIIRAGRIPADLILQNEAFLPEMAGFTPARKVYSHIIGTDLVRVSENEFYVLEDNTRTPSGVSYMMENRETMMRLFPELFQTHNVAPVERYPENLRQTLESVAPDPAKSEQTIVVLTPGIYNSAYFEHAFLADSMGVELVEGRDLFVDAGKVFMRTTRAPKQVDVIYRRIDDAFLDPLTFNPDSMLGVPGLFDAYRAGNVTICNAPGTGIADDKAIYAYVPDIIEFYTGQKPILNNVPTWNCSREDDLAYVLDNLAEIVVKEVHGSGGYGMLIGPTASKREIAEFRKILENNPSNYIAQPTLALSACPTHVASGIAPRHVDLRPFVLIGDQVRITPGGLTRVALKKGSLVVNSSQGGGTKDTWVLED, via the coding sequence ATGTCAGACAGCTCTGGGTTTTTCAATGAGATGCTCGAACAGGACGGCAGTCCACGGGCCCCATATTCAAGAATCGCCAATTGGCTTAAAGACAAGCCAAACAGTTTTTTATCCAAGAAGAGCCGTGATGCGGAAACCATCTTCCGCCGCCTCGGAATTACCTTTGCGGTCTATGGAGCAGAAGCAGCCACTGAACGGCTTATTCCCTTTGATCCTATACCCAGGATCATCTCAGCTTCAGAGTGGCGCCGCTTGTCGGCCGGTATCGACCAGCGTGTCCGCGCCCTCAACGCATTCCTGCACGACATTTATCACCGCCAGGAAATTATCCGTGCCGGACGCATTCCGGCAGACCTGATCCTGCAAAACGAGGCATTCTTGCCCGAAATGGCCGGGTTTACGCCGGCACGCAAGGTCTATTCCCACATCATCGGAACAGATCTTGTCCGGGTTTCTGAGAACGAGTTTTACGTGTTGGAAGACAACACGCGAACCCCATCTGGCGTCTCCTACATGATGGAGAACCGGGAAACGATGATGCGTCTCTTCCCGGAATTGTTCCAAACCCACAATGTGGCCCCCGTCGAACGTTATCCGGAAAATTTGCGCCAGACGCTCGAAAGCGTTGCCCCGGATCCGGCGAAATCAGAACAGACCATCGTCGTCCTGACACCTGGTATCTATAACTCCGCTTATTTTGAGCATGCGTTCCTGGCCGACAGCATGGGCGTGGAGCTGGTTGAAGGCCGCGATCTGTTTGTCGATGCCGGCAAGGTCTTCATGCGCACAACCCGGGCCCCAAAGCAGGTCGACGTTATTTACCGCCGGATCGACGATGCGTTCCTCGACCCCCTCACCTTCAATCCAGACAGTATGCTCGGCGTGCCCGGACTGTTTGATGCCTATCGGGCAGGCAATGTGACGATCTGTAATGCACCGGGAACAGGAATTGCCGATGACAAGGCAATCTACGCCTACGTGCCTGACATTATTGAGTTTTACACCGGTCAAAAACCGATCTTGAACAATGTGCCAACCTGGAACTGTTCGCGCGAAGATGATCTTGCGTATGTGCTCGACAATCTCGCCGAAATCGTCGTCAAGGAAGTTCACGGATCCGGTGGCTACGGCATGTTGATCGGCCCAACAGCCTCCAAACGGGAAATCGCCGAGTTCCGGAAAATCCTTGAGAACAACCCCTCCAACTACATTGCTCAGCCGACGCTCGCCTTGTCGGCTTGTCCAACCCATGTTGCCTCCGGCATCGCGCCCCGCCACGTGGATTTGCGCCCCTTCGTCCTCATCGGCGATCAGGTGCGCATCACACCTGGCGGTTTGACCCGCGTTGCGCTGAAAAAAGGCTCCCTGGTGGTCAATTCCAGCCAGGGCGGCGGCACAAAAGACACCTGGGTACTGGAGGACTGA
- the mgtE gene encoding magnesium transporter, giving the protein MSKAETMASALPEIVWTREPAQEHLEGNDAALASVRDMIKAGNRQDLLDLLKLWDPTDVMQMLTRLRLKHARKLFKWLPANPSIKVVAELSPEFRSILMEESTLDQFRDILAGLDPEDAIEILNEFPEDAADELIARLPDVEDIATRASYADDTAGRVMARKFVALPEACTAGEAVEQMRAEADRIRKVFTVYVTDTDGRLTGTVEVGKLLLAPADAPLSSIMNRDVISVSADMDQEEVLRLARKRDMRTVPVVGADGHLVGRITPKQLTRIASDEANEDMLLMSGVSAESRPDDTVFRIVRGRLPWLLAGLLGASVAATVVGSYEDQLAEAAILAAFIPVTMSMAGNAGLQASAVAVQGIATGALWSGDIVFRLLKEFLAALLNGTVAGIILGTLVMLASFVVPLEAPLDLALATSLSLLCVTTIAAMVGATIPIILDKIGIDPAMAIGVFITSSNDVLGVLIFFLMATTFYLG; this is encoded by the coding sequence ATGAGCAAAGCCGAAACCATGGCATCCGCACTTCCAGAAATTGTCTGGACCCGCGAACCTGCCCAGGAACACCTTGAAGGGAACGACGCAGCACTCGCATCCGTGCGGGATATGATCAAGGCTGGCAACCGGCAGGATCTCCTTGACCTATTAAAGCTTTGGGATCCGACCGATGTCATGCAGATGCTGACACGGCTACGCCTAAAGCACGCCCGCAAGCTGTTCAAATGGCTCCCGGCCAATCCGTCGATCAAGGTTGTTGCGGAGCTCAGTCCGGAATTCCGGTCCATTTTGATGGAGGAGTCCACCCTCGATCAGTTCCGGGACATCCTGGCCGGGCTCGACCCGGAAGACGCAATCGAGATCCTCAACGAGTTTCCCGAAGATGCCGCCGATGAGCTGATCGCACGCCTGCCCGATGTGGAAGATATCGCGACGCGTGCCTCTTATGCCGATGACACGGCCGGGCGTGTTATGGCCCGGAAGTTTGTGGCGCTGCCAGAGGCCTGCACCGCCGGAGAAGCCGTCGAACAAATGCGCGCGGAAGCCGACCGGATCCGCAAGGTTTTCACCGTTTATGTTACCGATACTGACGGCAGGCTTACAGGGACGGTCGAAGTCGGCAAACTCCTGTTGGCCCCTGCAGACGCGCCGTTGTCCAGCATCATGAACCGCGATGTCATTTCAGTGTCCGCGGACATGGACCAGGAAGAGGTTCTGCGCCTCGCCCGAAAACGGGACATGCGAACCGTTCCCGTGGTCGGTGCGGATGGTCATTTGGTGGGACGGATCACACCAAAGCAGCTGACCCGCATCGCGTCCGACGAAGCCAATGAAGACATGCTCTTGATGAGCGGCGTGTCTGCCGAATCCCGTCCCGACGATACGGTTTTCCGGATCGTCCGCGGCCGCCTGCCCTGGCTGCTCGCAGGACTGCTTGGTGCAAGTGTTGCGGCAACTGTTGTCGGGTCCTACGAAGACCAGCTGGCAGAAGCGGCAATCCTGGCAGCTTTCATCCCAGTGACCATGTCGATGGCGGGCAATGCCGGGCTTCAAGCGTCCGCGGTTGCCGTTCAGGGGATCGCTACTGGCGCCCTTTGGTCCGGTGATATTGTGTTCCGGCTGCTCAAGGAATTCCTGGCAGCCCTTTTGAATGGCACTGTGGCCGGCATTATCCTTGGGACGCTGGTCATGCTTGCCTCTTTCGTCGTGCCGCTAGAAGCGCCGCTAGATCTGGCTTTGGCGACGTCACTCTCTTTGTTGTGCGTCACCACAATTGCTGCCATGGTCGGCGCCACCATTCCAATTATTCTCGACAAGATCGGCATCGACCCGGCAATGGCCATCGGTGTCTTCATCACCTCGTCCAATGACGTCTTGGGCGTCCTGATCTTCTTCCTGATGGCAACGACATTCTATCTGGGCTGA
- a CDS encoding acyl-CoA carboxylase subunit beta has protein sequence MRDVLVELEQRRETAKMGGGQRRIDSQHSKGKLTARERIEILLDEGSFEEFDMFKQHRCTDFGMDEQHIPGDGVVTGWGTVNGRTIYVFSKDFTVFGGSLSEAHAEKIVKLQDMALQNRAPIIGLFDAGGARIQEGVAALGGYGEVFTRNVQASGVIPQISLIMGPCAGGDVYSPAMTDFIFMVRDTSYMFVTGPDVVKTVTNETVTAEELGGASVHTTKSSIADGAFDNDVEALLEMRRLIDFLPMNNQAELPEVTNYEDPDRIDMSLDSFIPDNPNKPYDMKELVLKTLDEGDFYEIQESFAGNIITGFGRMEGRTVGVIANQPMVLAGVLDSDASRKAARFVRFCDCFNIPIVTFVDVPGFLPGTSQEYGGLIKHGAKLLFAYTEATVPKVTVITRKAYGGAYDVMSSKHIRGDINYAWPTAEIAVMGAKGAVEILYRSELGDPEKIQKRTQDYENRFANPFVAAERGYIDDVIRPHSTRRRVSKALALLRAKKVETPWKKHDNIPL, from the coding sequence ATGAGAGACGTTCTCGTGGAGTTGGAGCAGCGGCGGGAAACGGCCAAGATGGGCGGTGGCCAGCGGCGCATCGATTCCCAGCACTCTAAAGGCAAGCTGACCGCTCGGGAGCGGATCGAAATCCTTTTGGACGAAGGCTCGTTTGAAGAGTTCGACATGTTCAAGCAGCACCGCTGCACTGATTTCGGCATGGACGAGCAGCACATACCTGGAGACGGTGTTGTCACCGGCTGGGGCACGGTCAACGGCCGCACTATCTACGTCTTCTCCAAGGACTTTACTGTTTTCGGTGGGTCCTTGTCCGAGGCGCACGCTGAAAAGATTGTCAAGCTGCAGGACATGGCTCTGCAGAACCGGGCACCGATCATTGGCCTTTTCGATGCGGGCGGCGCGCGGATCCAGGAAGGTGTTGCGGCGCTGGGTGGTTACGGCGAGGTTTTCACCCGCAACGTTCAGGCCTCTGGCGTCATTCCGCAGATTTCCCTGATCATGGGCCCATGTGCAGGCGGTGACGTGTATTCGCCGGCAATGACTGACTTCATTTTCATGGTCCGGGATACGTCCTACATGTTCGTCACGGGACCGGATGTCGTGAAAACCGTGACGAATGAAACGGTCACTGCAGAAGAACTCGGCGGTGCGTCTGTTCACACAACCAAGTCGTCAATCGCAGACGGTGCATTCGACAATGACGTTGAGGCGCTTTTGGAAATGCGGCGTCTCATCGACTTCCTGCCGATGAACAACCAGGCAGAGCTGCCCGAGGTTACCAACTACGAGGATCCGGACCGGATCGACATGAGCCTGGATTCCTTCATCCCGGACAATCCCAACAAGCCTTACGATATGAAAGAGCTTGTGTTGAAGACCCTCGATGAGGGGGACTTTTATGAGATTCAGGAGAGTTTTGCGGGCAACATCATCACCGGTTTCGGCCGCATGGAAGGACGTACGGTTGGTGTCATTGCGAACCAGCCTATGGTTCTGGCCGGTGTTCTGGACTCTGATGCCAGCCGGAAAGCAGCCCGCTTCGTACGGTTTTGTGATTGCTTCAATATTCCGATTGTTACCTTCGTCGATGTGCCGGGCTTCCTTCCGGGTACCTCTCAGGAATATGGGGGTCTGATCAAGCACGGCGCGAAACTTCTGTTTGCCTACACAGAGGCGACGGTTCCAAAGGTCACAGTCATTACCCGCAAGGCGTATGGCGGAGCGTATGACGTCATGAGTTCCAAGCACATTCGTGGGGATATCAATTATGCCTGGCCGACGGCGGAAATCGCCGTGATGGGCGCAAAAGGTGCTGTTGAGATTCTTTATCGCTCTGAACTTGGGGATCCGGAAAAGATCCAAAAGCGCACGCAAGACTATGAGAACCGGTTTGCAAACCCGTTCGTCGCAGCCGAGCGCGGATACATCGATGATGTGATCCGTCCCCATTCGACCCGCCGCCGTGTTTCGAAAGCCTTGGCTTTGTTGCGCGCTAAAAAGGTCGAGACGCCGTGGAAAAAACACGACAACATTCCGCTCTGA
- a CDS encoding alpha-E domain-containing protein, translating to MLGRTAASLFWMSRYQERAQNITRLMEVAYRGAIMAYDGQAEGHHWQFALACSGAETGYHEKHDELHSRHVTNYMVFSKDNPISIRNCLELTRNNARAVRTGITAELWEAINTTWIEFCDTSPQSVTQEKLPDFLAWLAQRSHLFRGALLNTVLRDDGYYFSQMGTFVERADNTARILDNQYWVLLPDNEIIEDGSSERYQWSAILRALSGRRSYRFAYPNAQLKAFNIAEFLILRREMPRSLAYCYDWLADTAEDLGHFYGSREPSLDLAADVFKDLKEKQMRDIYQEGLHDFLIDFIGKNNQFAHQLCEDYNFA from the coding sequence ATGCTAGGAAGAACCGCCGCCTCCTTGTTCTGGATGTCGCGCTATCAGGAGCGCGCCCAAAACATCACCCGGCTGATGGAAGTTGCTTATCGCGGGGCTATCATGGCTTACGATGGGCAAGCCGAAGGCCACCATTGGCAATTCGCTCTTGCCTGTTCAGGTGCTGAGACTGGCTACCATGAAAAACATGACGAGCTGCACTCGCGGCACGTTACCAACTACATGGTGTTTTCAAAGGACAACCCGATCAGCATCCGCAACTGCCTTGAGCTGACACGCAACAATGCCCGTGCAGTGCGGACTGGCATAACTGCAGAACTCTGGGAGGCGATCAATACGACCTGGATTGAGTTTTGCGACACCAGCCCGCAATCAGTCACCCAGGAAAAATTGCCCGACTTTCTGGCTTGGCTTGCTCAGCGGTCACATCTTTTCCGGGGGGCCCTTCTGAATACCGTGTTGCGGGATGACGGCTACTACTTCAGCCAGATGGGGACTTTTGTCGAACGGGCCGATAATACCGCACGGATCCTCGACAACCAATACTGGGTGCTCTTGCCAGACAACGAAATCATCGAAGACGGCAGTTCTGAACGGTATCAGTGGTCTGCAATCCTGCGGGCCTTGTCCGGCCGCCGGAGCTACCGGTTTGCCTATCCAAACGCACAGTTGAAAGCTTTCAACATTGCCGAATTTCTGATCCTGCGGCGCGAAATGCCCCGGTCGCTCGCCTATTGTTATGACTGGCTTGCCGACACGGCCGAAGACCTAGGACATTTCTATGGGTCGCGGGAACCAAGCCTGGATTTGGCGGCTGATGTCTTCAAGGATCTGAAGGAGAAGCAGATGCGGGACATCTACCAGGAAGGCCTGCATGACTTCCTGATCGACTTTATCGGCAAGAACAACCAGTTCGCCCACCAACTTTGTGAAGATTACAACTTCGCCTGA